In Actinomadura citrea, a single window of DNA contains:
- a CDS encoding AAA family ATPase, translated as MRLPEHLELLLTDEPVLDVYSHGPWRVPDGLFEEISARIDGLAADPRAVELTTDEHKLLTLPASLVTAEIFGMLAFLPGGGAIKAGSWSQLPERLLHRHLVNPGPLSTRMTRWDAPGGRWRPPVDWLIEAPDRALAIELARDCLSVLEGIEPMEERRKALLRLYDDPPVCDVNLPKTELREHWHAHAGDDIVAAVPELLGPVGYLEWVCAGLLASYEHLMEAAPREETVEVHLVQLLLQGSMEQVPAELAVALGEDRYGELLQRFTAERRGFKAGAWQERTRAWLVRALVAGAADACRGWLDMAMRFIAIVQGLPGDPWFPKAEWIPVGQFQTDLRRLYAPRRRVVNPLTETLKSVPAAAGSATTAAGRPEIATSLVEQPEVTAALAELTRGSASVRLLISGPDGTGKRDAAQELGKALALGRDPHWVTDNLYAGQRLSDAVAKLHADARDCAGDRLLIIEGLDGIVADPGNGEALAAELHRLLAVHPDLNLVALCDAGGEERIREINPVLPQRFRIARTRPFTAAGHAELFRRALDARGARGTRPAIEAAGALLAATPPTQTLRNARLAPHLADQVVAAARARLDADAEGGGLVVRKQDVPAALDTAQAAGNPLAELRELTGLETVKHEIALLVAGTHAARLRSESGLRITPPTRHMVFTGNPGTGKTMVARLLGRIYKRLGVLSSGHLVEASRAHLVGEYIGQTAPRTRRLVERAVGGVLFIDEAYTLTQSPLKGDYGHEAIAELVKLMEDHRDDLVVVVAGYQQEMAEFLAANPGLDSRFPKQIHFPDYADDELITVFGQLAAADGFELAPGTEDVLRSMLRRAPRGPSFGNGRLMRNMLDVAVANQADRVASAAVALTSDPAVRKGAGKDKRGDQAPPTREELVTLTADDLPPLLDHPEEFFGLYL; from the coding sequence TTGCGGCTGCCGGAGCATCTTGAGCTACTGCTCACCGACGAGCCGGTGCTCGACGTCTACTCGCACGGCCCGTGGCGCGTCCCGGACGGGCTGTTCGAGGAGATCTCGGCGCGGATCGACGGGCTCGCGGCCGACCCGCGGGCCGTGGAGCTGACCACCGACGAGCACAAGCTGCTGACGCTGCCCGCGTCGCTCGTCACCGCGGAGATCTTCGGCATGCTGGCGTTCCTGCCGGGCGGCGGCGCGATCAAGGCGGGCTCGTGGTCGCAGCTCCCCGAGCGGCTGCTGCACCGGCACCTGGTCAACCCCGGGCCGCTCAGCACCCGGATGACCCGCTGGGACGCGCCGGGCGGGCGGTGGCGGCCCCCGGTGGACTGGCTCATCGAGGCGCCCGACCGGGCGCTGGCGATCGAGCTGGCCCGCGACTGCCTGTCCGTGCTGGAGGGCATCGAGCCGATGGAGGAGCGCCGCAAGGCGCTGCTGCGCCTCTACGACGACCCGCCGGTCTGCGACGTGAACCTGCCCAAGACGGAACTGCGGGAGCACTGGCACGCGCACGCCGGAGACGACATCGTCGCGGCGGTCCCCGAGCTGCTCGGCCCGGTCGGCTACCTGGAGTGGGTCTGCGCGGGCCTGCTCGCGTCCTACGAGCACCTGATGGAGGCGGCGCCGCGCGAGGAGACGGTCGAGGTCCACCTGGTCCAGCTGCTGCTCCAGGGCAGCATGGAGCAGGTCCCGGCCGAACTCGCGGTCGCGCTCGGCGAGGACCGGTACGGCGAGCTGCTCCAGCGGTTCACCGCGGAGCGCCGCGGGTTCAAGGCGGGCGCCTGGCAGGAGCGGACGCGGGCCTGGCTCGTCCGGGCACTCGTCGCGGGCGCCGCCGACGCGTGCCGCGGCTGGCTCGACATGGCGATGCGGTTCATCGCGATCGTGCAGGGACTGCCGGGCGACCCGTGGTTCCCGAAGGCGGAGTGGATCCCGGTCGGCCAGTTCCAGACCGACCTGCGCCGCCTCTACGCACCGCGCCGCCGCGTCGTGAACCCGCTCACCGAGACGTTGAAGAGCGTGCCCGCCGCCGCCGGGTCCGCGACGACCGCGGCCGGCCGGCCGGAGATCGCCACCTCGCTGGTCGAGCAGCCGGAGGTGACCGCGGCGCTGGCCGAGCTGACCCGCGGCAGCGCGTCCGTCCGGCTGCTGATCAGCGGGCCGGACGGCACCGGCAAGCGCGACGCGGCGCAGGAGCTCGGCAAGGCACTGGCGCTCGGCCGCGATCCGCACTGGGTCACCGACAACCTGTACGCCGGGCAGCGCCTGTCGGACGCCGTCGCCAAGCTGCACGCCGACGCCCGCGACTGCGCCGGCGACCGGCTGCTGATCATCGAGGGCCTGGACGGGATCGTCGCCGACCCCGGCAACGGCGAGGCCCTGGCCGCCGAGCTGCACCGGCTCCTCGCCGTCCACCCCGACCTGAACCTGGTGGCGCTGTGCGACGCCGGCGGCGAGGAGCGGATCCGCGAGATCAACCCCGTCCTGCCGCAGCGGTTCCGGATCGCCCGCACCCGGCCGTTCACGGCGGCGGGCCACGCCGAGCTGTTCCGCCGCGCGCTGGACGCCCGCGGCGCCCGCGGCACCCGCCCGGCGATCGAGGCGGCGGGCGCGCTGCTGGCCGCGACCCCGCCGACGCAGACGCTCCGCAACGCGCGCCTCGCGCCGCATCTCGCCGACCAGGTCGTCGCCGCCGCGCGGGCCCGGCTCGACGCCGACGCGGAGGGCGGCGGGCTGGTCGTCCGCAAGCAGGACGTCCCGGCCGCGCTCGACACCGCGCAGGCCGCCGGGAACCCGCTGGCCGAGCTGCGCGAGCTCACCGGCCTGGAGACCGTCAAGCACGAGATCGCGCTGCTCGTCGCGGGCACGCACGCGGCGCGGCTGCGCAGCGAGTCGGGCCTGCGGATCACCCCGCCGACCCGGCACATGGTGTTCACCGGCAACCCGGGCACCGGCAAGACGATGGTGGCCCGGCTGCTCGGCCGCATCTACAAGCGGCTCGGCGTCCTGTCGTCCGGGCACCTGGTGGAGGCGTCCCGCGCCCACCTCGTCGGCGAGTACATCGGGCAGACCGCGCCCCGCACCCGCCGCCTGGTGGAGCGCGCGGTCGGCGGCGTCCTGTTCATCGACGAGGCGTACACGCTGACGCAGTCGCCGCTGAAGGGCGACTACGGGCACGAGGCGATCGCCGAGCTGGTCAAGCTGATGGAGGACCACCGCGACGACCTCGTCGTGGTCGTCGCCGGCTATCAGCAGGAGATGGCCGAGTTCCTCGCCGCCAACCCCGGCCTGGACTCCCGGTTCCCCAAGCAGATCCACTTCCCCGACTACGCCGACGACGAGCTGATCACAGTGTTCGGCCAGCTCGCCGCCGCCGACGGCTTCGAGCTGGCCCCCGGCACCGAGGACGTCCTGCGCTCGATGCTGCGCCGCGCGCCCCGCGGCCCGTCCTTCGGCAACGGCCGCCTGATGCGCAACATGCTGGACGTGGCCGTCGCGAACCAGGCCGACCGCGTCGCCTCCGCCGCCGTCGCCCTCACGAGCGACCCGGCGGTCAGGAAGGGCGCGGGCAAGGACAAGCGCGGCGACCAGGCGCCCCCCACCAGGGAGGAACTGGTCACGCTGACCGCCGACGACCTTCCCCCGCTCCTGGACCACCCCGAGGAGTTCTTCGGCCTCTACCTCTAG
- a CDS encoding serine hydrolase translates to MSEVPVRRAGAAERIEAAFRSAGVTGFLHVVDIDTGRDVAVGADEPVVLASVFKVPLLVAFHRQAAAGVLDPAEQVTLRPDDRTAGPTGVSALLDEVRMSLRDLTCLMITVSDNAAADVVMDRVGLDAVNATAADLGLRHTVIEGNGRDLHESLLADAGADSVAEVWARLDEPGLQGRLRALDPLRTSRSTPRDMTRLLSMIWRDEAAPPAGSAAMRRLFGLQVWPHRLSSGFPYDDVVVSGKTGTLPTLRNEVGAVEYPDGARYAVAVFTRSMLPVAVLPEADAVIGSAARIAVESLRRP, encoded by the coding sequence ATGAGCGAGGTGCCCGTCAGGAGGGCGGGTGCGGCGGAGCGGATCGAGGCGGCGTTCCGGTCCGCGGGCGTGACCGGGTTCCTGCACGTCGTGGACATCGACACCGGCCGGGACGTCGCGGTCGGCGCCGACGAGCCGGTGGTGCTCGCGTCGGTGTTCAAGGTGCCGCTGCTCGTCGCGTTCCACCGGCAGGCCGCCGCGGGCGTGCTGGACCCGGCCGAGCAGGTCACGCTGCGCCCGGACGACCGCACCGCCGGGCCGACCGGGGTGTCGGCGCTGCTGGACGAGGTCCGCATGTCGCTGCGCGACCTCACCTGCCTGATGATCACCGTCAGCGACAACGCCGCGGCCGACGTCGTCATGGACCGGGTCGGCCTGGACGCGGTCAACGCGACGGCCGCCGACCTCGGGCTCCGCCACACCGTCATCGAGGGCAACGGCCGCGACCTGCACGAGTCCCTGCTCGCCGACGCCGGGGCGGACAGCGTCGCCGAGGTCTGGGCGCGGCTGGACGAGCCGGGCCTCCAGGGCCGGCTGCGCGCCCTCGACCCGCTCCGCACGAGCCGCAGCACGCCGCGCGACATGACCCGGCTGCTGTCGATGATCTGGCGGGACGAGGCCGCCCCGCCCGCCGGGTCGGCGGCGATGCGCCGCCTGTTCGGCCTCCAGGTCTGGCCGCACCGCCTGTCGTCCGGGTTCCCCTACGACGACGTCGTCGTCAGCGGCAAGACCGGCACCCTGCCGACCCTGCGGAACGAGGTGGGCGCGGTCGAGTACCCCGACGGCGCCCGCTACGCGGTGGCGGTCTTCACCAGGTCGATGCTGCCCGTGGCCGTCCTCCCCGAGGCCGACGCGGTCATCGGCTCCGCCGCCCGGATCGCCGTGGAGTCCCTCCGCCGCCCCTGA
- a CDS encoding LysR family transcriptional regulator has translation MDLVGHLRCFVVVAEELHFGHAAERLGMAQPPLSQRIQRLEKELGVRLFDRSSRRVRLTAPGGLLLEEARDILTRVDRIYSVAERARLGEVGTVRAGLPSDLGGRVVAALIAAFRERRPDLRLDLRETGTDQQIRALAEGALDAGVVRHPCDARGLELGPMLAQPLGVLLPGGDRAAQPGAGSPEVHLADLGTRDVVVPPRAEAPGAHDEVLAACRRHGYAPAAVHEARHPGFALGLVLAGTAVALVPRTDDTAGAVWRPLAGEPLAWRTSCAWRRARDPEHARAIADFTAVATAVLRGEAGMTPLDRAPARRVVPRPSSGFLA, from the coding sequence GTGGACCTCGTCGGGCATCTGCGGTGCTTCGTCGTCGTCGCCGAAGAACTCCACTTCGGCCACGCGGCCGAGCGTCTCGGCATGGCGCAGCCGCCGCTGAGCCAGCGTATCCAGCGGCTGGAGAAGGAGCTCGGCGTGCGGTTGTTCGACCGGAGCAGCCGGCGGGTGCGGCTCACCGCCCCGGGCGGCCTGCTGCTGGAGGAGGCGCGTGACATCCTCACCCGCGTGGACCGCATCTACTCCGTCGCCGAGCGGGCCCGGCTGGGCGAGGTCGGGACGGTGCGCGCCGGCCTGCCGAGCGACCTCGGCGGCCGGGTCGTCGCCGCGCTGATCGCCGCGTTCCGGGAGCGCCGCCCGGACCTGCGGCTCGACCTGCGCGAGACGGGCACCGACCAGCAGATCCGCGCGCTCGCCGAGGGCGCGCTGGACGCCGGGGTGGTGCGGCACCCGTGTGACGCCCGCGGGCTGGAACTCGGCCCGATGCTGGCGCAGCCGCTCGGCGTGCTGCTGCCGGGCGGCGACCGCGCCGCGCAGCCGGGCGCCGGGTCCCCGGAGGTGCATCTGGCCGACCTCGGCACCCGCGACGTCGTCGTCCCGCCTCGCGCGGAGGCGCCCGGCGCCCACGACGAGGTGCTCGCGGCCTGCCGCCGGCACGGGTACGCGCCCGCGGCCGTCCACGAGGCGCGGCATCCGGGGTTCGCGCTGGGGCTCGTCCTCGCGGGGACGGCCGTGGCGCTCGTCCCGCGCACCGACGACACCGCCGGGGCGGTGTGGCGGCCGCTGGCGGGCGAGCCGCTCGCCTGGCGGACGTCGTGCGCCTGGCGGCGGGCCCGCGACCCCGAGCACGCCCGCGCCATCGCCGACTTCACCGCCGTCGCGACCGCGGTGCTGCGCGGCGAGGCCGGCATGACCCCGCTCGACCGGGCCCCCGCCCGCCGGGTCGTCCCGCGCCCGTCCTCCGGGTTCCTGGCATGA
- a CDS encoding penicillin-binding transpeptidase domain-containing protein, which yields MHRSRVLAVAAVVVAVVIVGAGAVWFLRDGDDPGDAAKRYLAAWSGGDLAAMKTLTDAPPADFETRFKQMRDDLGVVGQRYTVASVGRPKGDEVGGAYSAEVTLAGDRMWKYNGSLPMVRKDGDWLVRWSPQVMYPELKEGQRLRASRAWPDRAAVLAADGSDLASSPSGSARQLAGQVGPVSAEAAGKLGAPYRKGDPAGADGLQQQYERRLSGKPALAVQIVDAEGVPVKTLQRFGGAEGKPVKTTIDPKTQAAAGQAVAGASKPASMVALRPSTGEILAVANQPGGYNRALMGRYPPGSTFKVVTAAALVAGGMSPATKVACPATTAVDGRSFHNYQHEDFGTVPLREAFAHSCNTTFARLAVDKLGEKRLAQVASQFGFNAPIIAGLPAVRAAFPANKDDTAFAAASFGQGQVLTSPLNMASVAAAAADGTWRSPRLVEASLAGQAADAGGRKPEPPKRLESAVENALHALMPAVVSEGTASGVDFPSGTAGKTGTAEFGEGDDPPTHAWFIGYRKDVAFAVIVEGGGTGAEAAAPIAAKFLRAL from the coding sequence ATGCACCGATCCCGTGTGCTCGCCGTCGCCGCGGTCGTGGTGGCGGTCGTGATCGTGGGGGCGGGGGCGGTGTGGTTCCTGCGCGACGGTGACGATCCCGGGGACGCCGCGAAGCGCTACCTCGCGGCCTGGAGCGGCGGCGACCTCGCCGCGATGAAGACGCTGACCGACGCTCCGCCCGCCGACTTCGAGACGCGGTTCAAGCAGATGCGGGACGACCTCGGCGTCGTCGGGCAGCGCTACACGGTGGCCTCCGTGGGGCGTCCCAAAGGCGACGAGGTCGGTGGGGCCTACAGCGCCGAGGTGACGCTGGCAGGTGACCGGATGTGGAAGTACAACGGGTCGCTTCCGATGGTCAGGAAGGACGGTGACTGGCTCGTCCGCTGGTCGCCGCAGGTCATGTACCCCGAGCTCAAGGAGGGGCAGCGGCTCCGCGCGTCGCGCGCCTGGCCGGACCGCGCCGCCGTCCTCGCGGCGGACGGCAGCGACCTCGCGTCCTCCCCGTCCGGATCCGCCCGGCAGCTCGCCGGACAGGTCGGCCCGGTGTCCGCCGAGGCGGCGGGCAAGCTCGGCGCCCCGTACCGCAAGGGCGATCCGGCCGGCGCGGACGGCCTCCAGCAGCAGTACGAGCGCCGTCTCTCCGGCAAGCCCGCGCTCGCCGTGCAGATCGTGGACGCCGAGGGCGTCCCGGTGAAGACGCTCCAGCGGTTCGGCGGCGCCGAGGGCAAGCCGGTGAAGACGACCATCGACCCGAAGACGCAGGCCGCCGCCGGGCAGGCGGTCGCCGGGGCGAGCAAGCCGGCGTCCATGGTGGCGCTGCGTCCTTCCACCGGCGAGATCCTCGCCGTGGCGAACCAGCCCGGCGGTTACAACCGCGCGCTGATGGGCCGGTACCCGCCCGGCTCGACGTTCAAGGTCGTCACGGCCGCAGCGCTCGTCGCGGGCGGGATGTCCCCGGCGACGAAGGTCGCCTGCCCGGCGACCACCGCGGTCGACGGCCGGTCGTTCCACAACTACCAGCACGAGGACTTCGGGACGGTCCCGCTCCGCGAGGCGTTCGCGCACTCCTGCAACACCACGTTCGCGCGCCTCGCCGTGGACAAGCTCGGCGAGAAGCGGCTCGCCCAGGTCGCCTCCCAGTTCGGGTTCAACGCCCCGATCATCGCGGGGCTGCCCGCCGTCCGCGCCGCGTTCCCCGCCAACAAGGACGACACCGCCTTCGCCGCCGCGTCCTTCGGGCAGGGCCAGGTGCTGACCAGCCCGCTTAACATGGCGAGCGTCGCCGCCGCCGCGGCCGACGGCACCTGGCGCTCGCCCCGCCTGGTCGAGGCGTCCCTCGCCGGGCAGGCCGCCGACGCCGGAGGCCGCAAGCCCGAGCCGCCGAAGCGGCTGGAGTCCGCCGTCGAGAACGCCCTGCACGCCCTCATGCCGGCCGTCGTCAGCGAGGGCACCGCGTCCGGCGTCGACTTCCCGTCCGGCACGGCGGGCAAGACCGGCACCGCCGAGTTCGGCGAGGGCGACGACCCGCCGACCCACGCCTGGTTCATCGGCTACCGCAAGGACGTCGCCTTCGCCGTGATCGTCGAGGGCGGCGGCACCGGCGCCGAGGCCGCCGCCCCCATCGCCGCGAAGTTCCTCAGGGCGCTCTGA
- the bla gene encoding class A beta-lactamase translates to MTTHSTRDRRLGAAALALTTVAGLAGCGSGADPDVRSAAPRGATSAIAVDPAQAKVTKQIGRLEATHHARIGAFAIDTGTGRTVSHRPDERFAFASTFKAMACGAVLRKARRSDPGLLDRVIHYTKDDLVDFSPVTEKHVDTGMTVAALCHAAITRSDNTAGNLVLKQIGGPAGLTAFFRSLGDGVSRSDRWETALNDWKPGELRDTTAPRPWAGDLRALTAGGALVPADRRQLVDWMKATITGDKRIRAGLPGNWTVGDKTGTGGVYGTANDIAIAWPPSGAPLVIVITTNRFGADDEADDKAVAQTARVLAGALR, encoded by the coding sequence ATGACGACCCACAGCACACGCGACCGGCGGCTCGGCGCCGCCGCTCTCGCCCTGACGACGGTCGCCGGCCTGGCCGGCTGCGGTTCCGGCGCGGACCCGGACGTGCGGAGCGCGGCGCCGCGCGGAGCCACGTCCGCGATCGCCGTCGATCCCGCGCAGGCGAAGGTCACCAAGCAGATCGGCCGCCTCGAAGCGACCCACCACGCGCGCATCGGCGCCTTCGCGATCGACACCGGAACCGGGCGCACTGTCTCCCACAGGCCGGACGAGCGCTTCGCGTTCGCCTCCACGTTCAAGGCGATGGCGTGCGGTGCCGTGCTGCGCAAGGCCCGGCGCTCCGACCCCGGCCTGCTCGACAGGGTGATCCACTACACGAAGGACGACCTGGTCGACTTCTCCCCCGTCACCGAGAAGCACGTGGACACCGGCATGACCGTCGCCGCCCTGTGCCACGCCGCCATCACCCGGAGCGACAACACCGCCGGGAACCTGGTGCTGAAGCAGATCGGCGGGCCCGCCGGCCTCACCGCCTTCTTCCGCTCGCTCGGCGACGGGGTGAGCCGCAGCGACCGCTGGGAGACCGCCCTCAACGACTGGAAGCCGGGCGAGCTGCGCGACACCACCGCGCCGCGCCCGTGGGCGGGCGACCTGCGGGCCCTCACCGCGGGCGGCGCGCTCGTCCCGGCCGACCGCAGGCAGCTCGTCGACTGGATGAAGGCGACCATCACCGGGGACAAGCGCATCCGCGCCGGGCTCCCCGGGAACTGGACGGTCGGCGACAAGACCGGCACCGGCGGCGTCTACGGCACCGCCAACGACATCGCGATCGCCTGGCCGCCGTCCGGCGCCCCGCTGGTCATCGTGATCACCACGAACCGGTTCGGCGCCGACGACGAGGCCGACGACAAGGCCGTCGCCCAGACCGCCCGCGTCCTCGCCGGTGCGCTCCGCTGA
- a CDS encoding magnesium transporter CorA family protein translates to MGSHPSETDADEDPGNRIGSAPPRTRAWHGGAIEAEGFPVARLSDYLERPDVVVWLDLCAPRREDLHVVGDELGLDPVAVEDAVSRHERAKLDRYQGYAFLNVYVPVVTDGELAMHEVSAFVSERALVTVRQDCGFDVDALIRRWDQTPDAGLAEPTAAFLLYGLLDLVVDLQLTAVQALDDEADTVEDLVFDTVFPVKEIQRRSYRLRKNLAALRRVALPMREVLNTLLRRDLKFVPAPLVPYFQDVYDHTLRVAESIDGLRDLVADLLETRLALQGNRMNEVMKKVTSWAAIIAVPTAVTGFYGQNVPYPGFSQHSGFVASTVIVVVCSLSLYVIFKIRDWL, encoded by the coding sequence ATGGGATCTCATCCGTCCGAGACCGATGCCGACGAGGATCCGGGCAACCGGATCGGCTCGGCGCCCCCGCGGACGCGGGCCTGGCACGGCGGCGCGATCGAGGCGGAGGGCTTCCCCGTCGCGCGGCTGAGCGACTACCTGGAGCGCCCGGACGTCGTCGTCTGGCTCGACCTGTGCGCGCCGCGGCGCGAGGACCTGCACGTGGTCGGCGACGAGCTCGGCCTCGATCCCGTCGCCGTCGAGGACGCGGTGTCCCGGCACGAGCGGGCGAAGCTCGACCGCTACCAGGGGTACGCGTTCCTCAACGTCTACGTCCCGGTGGTGACCGACGGCGAGCTGGCGATGCACGAGGTGTCGGCCTTCGTCAGCGAGCGCGCCCTCGTCACGGTCCGGCAGGACTGCGGGTTCGACGTCGACGCGCTGATCCGGCGCTGGGACCAGACCCCGGACGCCGGGCTCGCCGAGCCGACCGCCGCGTTCCTGCTCTACGGGCTGCTCGACCTGGTCGTCGACCTGCAGCTGACGGCCGTCCAGGCGCTCGACGACGAGGCCGACACGGTCGAGGACCTCGTCTTCGACACCGTGTTCCCGGTCAAGGAGATCCAGCGGCGCAGCTACCGGCTGCGCAAGAACCTGGCCGCGCTGCGGCGGGTCGCGCTGCCGATGCGGGAGGTGCTCAACACGCTGCTGCGCCGCGACCTGAAGTTCGTCCCGGCGCCGCTCGTCCCCTACTTCCAGGACGTCTACGACCACACCCTGCGCGTCGCGGAATCGATCGACGGCCTGCGCGACCTCGTCGCCGACCTGCTGGAGACGCGGCTGGCGCTGCAGGGCAACCGGATGAACGAGGTGATGAAGAAGGTCACCAGCTGGGCGGCGATCATCGCGGTGCCGACCGCCGTCACCGGGTTCTACGGGCAGAACGTCCCCTATCCCGGGTTCTCCCAGCACTCCGGCTTCGTCGCCAGCACGGTCATCGTCGTCGTCTGCAGCCTCTCCCTCTACGTGATCTTCAAGATCCGCGACTGGCTCTGA
- a CDS encoding LacI family DNA-binding transcriptional regulator, with the protein MPAISRPTSKDVAQEAGVSQSTVSLVLGGKWSGRVSPATARSVRSAAARLGYRPNQAARNLRLGTSRTVLLMVPTLTAPFFGPVYTGAARVAARHGFGVVVSTWPDDAAGPADGPFAAPDEAIDGVLASSMAAEALGGFGETPVVMLDSGPAGRPGAPVPTVDFGVADGMRAIAAHLAGLGHRRIGHVAAAPDQWTFHARADALAEVVADLPGGVLTRAGCAIDVASAKDAATRLLAAPEPPTALVCDDDLIAAGAYKAARALGLDVPSDVSVTGFDDVLLATALEPELTTVRLPAEELGAQGMAALLDLLDGRSPAPRVLPGELVVRGSTAPPRAR; encoded by the coding sequence GTGCCGGCGATCAGCCGTCCCACCAGCAAGGACGTGGCTCAGGAGGCCGGGGTCTCGCAGTCCACGGTCTCGCTCGTGCTGGGCGGCAAGTGGAGCGGGCGCGTCTCCCCCGCGACCGCGCGCAGCGTGCGGAGCGCCGCCGCGCGGCTCGGCTACCGGCCCAACCAGGCCGCCCGGAACCTGCGGCTCGGGACGAGCCGGACCGTGCTGCTGATGGTGCCGACCCTGACCGCGCCGTTCTTCGGCCCCGTCTACACGGGCGCCGCGCGGGTCGCGGCCCGGCACGGCTTCGGCGTCGTGGTCTCGACCTGGCCGGACGACGCGGCGGGCCCCGCCGACGGCCCGTTCGCGGCGCCGGACGAGGCGATCGACGGCGTCCTCGCGTCCTCGATGGCCGCGGAGGCGCTCGGCGGGTTCGGCGAGACGCCCGTCGTGATGCTGGACAGCGGTCCGGCCGGACGGCCCGGCGCCCCCGTCCCCACGGTCGACTTCGGTGTGGCCGACGGGATGCGGGCGATCGCGGCGCACCTCGCGGGCCTCGGCCACCGCCGGATCGGGCACGTGGCCGCCGCCCCGGACCAGTGGACGTTCCACGCCCGCGCGGACGCCCTCGCCGAGGTCGTGGCGGACCTGCCGGGAGGCGTCCTGACCCGGGCCGGCTGCGCGATCGACGTCGCCTCGGCCAAGGACGCCGCGACCCGGCTGCTCGCCGCCCCGGAGCCGCCGACCGCGCTGGTCTGCGACGACGACCTGATCGCGGCGGGTGCGTACAAGGCGGCCCGCGCGCTGGGCCTGGACGTCCCGTCCGACGTGTCGGTCACCGGTTTCGACGACGTGCTGCTGGCGACGGCGCTGGAACCCGAACTGACGACCGTCCGGCTGCCGGCCGAGGAACTGGGCGCGCAGGGCATGGCGGCGCTCCTCGACCTCCTCGACGGCCGCAGCCCGGCCCCCCGCGTCCTGCCGGGCGAGCTCGTCGTCCGCGGCTCGACGGCGCCGCCGCGCGCCCGCTGA
- a CDS encoding MFS transporter, which produces MRGYVVFLRRPYAGRLLGGTLLGRLPNGMGMLAVVLHVRADDGGYPLAGTLAAILGLSTAAGQPVLGRAMDRFGQPRVLLPAACASAAGFALLAAVGAAPLPVAVAAVSAAGFATPPLEAGLRALWPDVLDGPEQVDAAYALDAAAQELLFTVGPLLVVAAAVVNTETALLITGALGIAGTLVVALSGPSRRWRGEPRASDWAGPLRSPGLRVLLLSLACAGIALGVYSVAVVAYAENLGRDLASGLLLACMAGGALAGGIAYGARPWAGAAHRRLPWLLAALAAGYIPLVLAPGLPVMSVLAFVSGVFLAPVLACSFTLVDRLAPAGTVTEAFAWIVAAIGAGSSVGSFVSGVGQDAAGVPGAFAGAGVGGVLALALCLLGARTLSPAAGPAVTADAAARL; this is translated from the coding sequence ATGCGCGGCTATGTCGTCTTCCTGCGGAGGCCGTACGCGGGACGGTTGCTCGGCGGCACCCTCCTCGGCCGGCTGCCCAACGGGATGGGGATGCTCGCCGTCGTCCTGCACGTCCGCGCCGACGACGGCGGCTACCCCCTCGCCGGGACCCTCGCCGCGATCCTCGGGCTGTCGACCGCCGCCGGGCAGCCCGTCCTCGGCCGCGCCATGGACCGGTTCGGCCAGCCGCGCGTCCTGCTGCCCGCCGCCTGCGCCTCCGCGGCCGGATTCGCCCTGCTCGCCGCCGTCGGGGCGGCCCCGCTTCCGGTGGCGGTCGCCGCCGTCTCCGCCGCCGGGTTCGCCACCCCGCCGCTCGAAGCCGGGCTGCGCGCCCTGTGGCCCGACGTCCTGGACGGTCCGGAGCAGGTCGACGCCGCCTACGCGCTCGACGCCGCCGCCCAGGAACTGCTGTTCACCGTCGGGCCGCTGCTCGTCGTCGCCGCGGCCGTCGTGAACACCGAGACCGCGCTGCTGATCACCGGCGCCCTCGGCATCGCCGGGACGCTCGTCGTCGCGCTGTCCGGGCCGTCGCGCAGGTGGCGGGGCGAGCCGCGCGCCTCGGACTGGGCCGGGCCGCTGCGGTCGCCCGGCCTGCGGGTCCTGCTGCTGTCGCTCGCCTGCGCCGGGATCGCGCTCGGCGTCTACTCCGTCGCCGTCGTCGCCTACGCCGAGAACCTGGGCCGCGACCTGGCCTCCGGGCTGCTGCTCGCGTGCATGGCGGGCGGCGCCCTCGCCGGCGGGATCGCCTACGGCGCCCGCCCGTGGGCGGGCGCCGCGCACCGGCGGCTGCCCTGGCTGCTGGCCGCGCTCGCCGCCGGGTACATCCCGCTCGTCCTCGCGCCGGGCCTGCCCGTCATGTCGGTGCTCGCGTTCGTCTCCGGCGTCTTCCTCGCGCCCGTGCTGGCGTGCAGCTTCACGCTGGTCGACCGGCTCGCCCCGGCCGGGACCGTGACCGAGGCGTTCGCGTGGATCGTCGCGGCGATCGGCGCGGGCAGCTCCGTCGGCTCGTTCGTCTCGGGCGTCGGGCAGGACGCCGCGGGCGTGCCCGGCGCGTTCGCGGGCGCCGGGGTCGGGGGCGTCCTCGCCCTGGCCCTGTGCCTGCTCGGCGCGCGGACGCTGAGCCCCGCCGCGGGCCCGGCCGTCACAGCGGACGCCGCCGCCCGGCTGTGA